From a single bacterium genomic region:
- a CDS encoding S41 family peptidase: MKRYQKSYCAILVILIVGVFAAAAVSQTGDKSKPARGGRSIAYYTKIISDIALSIRENYMDEVNLDDLFNSSYEGMLANLDPYSVLLRTDDYEALREAATGRYEGIGIDIDYRDGEVTIITPLEGAPASKLGLLPGDKIVKIEGREVSRLTNSEFNDLARGKSGTSVRLTIERPGVVNPMEYVVERAVVELHPVKYSGMLDQNVGYVRISKFAEKAGDEFESALRELKSRGCRSLILDLRSNGGGLMDQAISVVSQFVPKDKLVVYTKGQSQSTQRRYLSTGDPIFPDGDLVVLVDSGTASAAEIVSGAVQDLDRGVIMGTVTYGKGLVQNVFEWEGSEYALKLTTSKYYIPSGRSIQKPERSFKNGNLDKELSKLAKSDPKVFKTNNGRKVFGGGGITPDVPIVRKGLLPLEHNLSRENLFFQYAVAHTAKIKAIARDFVVTDEMIRDFRSFVRSKGFTYTSSTEELLASLESAATNEGKSKALTAEIEALRKAITREKELDFDRGREFIRSALRREILYIKFGDSAVYEEVITKEDPAVRQAMDVLKDRGKYNSILKG; this comes from the coding sequence TTGAAGCGCTATCAGAAATCATATTGCGCAATTCTCGTCATTCTGATTGTCGGTGTATTCGCAGCAGCCGCGGTGTCGCAAACTGGCGACAAGTCTAAGCCCGCTCGCGGTGGCCGCTCAATAGCCTACTACACCAAGATCATCTCCGACATCGCCCTGTCGATTCGCGAGAATTACATGGACGAAGTAAACCTCGATGACCTTTTCAATTCGAGCTACGAGGGTATGCTTGCAAATCTTGACCCTTACAGTGTTCTGCTTCGCACCGACGACTATGAAGCTCTTCGCGAAGCCGCGACGGGACGGTACGAAGGTATTGGCATCGACATTGACTACCGCGACGGTGAAGTTACCATCATCACACCGCTGGAGGGTGCGCCTGCCTCGAAACTCGGCCTCCTTCCCGGAGATAAGATCGTAAAAATTGAGGGACGCGAAGTCTCCCGACTAACCAATTCTGAATTCAATGACTTGGCGCGGGGCAAATCCGGTACCAGCGTCCGACTAACAATCGAACGGCCCGGCGTGGTCAACCCGATGGAATATGTTGTCGAACGAGCCGTAGTAGAGCTTCACCCTGTTAAGTACTCAGGTATGCTCGACCAAAACGTAGGCTACGTGCGAATCTCAAAATTCGCCGAAAAAGCCGGTGACGAATTTGAGTCCGCGCTTCGTGAACTAAAGAGTCGAGGCTGCCGATCCCTTATCCTCGACCTTCGGTCAAATGGAGGCGGCTTGATGGACCAGGCGATTTCTGTCGTTAGCCAATTCGTTCCAAAGGATAAGCTCGTCGTCTATACCAAGGGGCAGTCGCAGTCGACACAGCGCCGCTACCTCTCGACGGGAGATCCGATCTTCCCTGACGGTGATCTGGTCGTTTTGGTTGACAGCGGAACAGCTTCTGCCGCCGAGATTGTTTCTGGCGCGGTGCAAGATTTGGACCGAGGTGTGATTATGGGCACGGTTACCTACGGCAAGGGATTGGTGCAAAATGTCTTTGAGTGGGAAGGTTCTGAATACGCGCTGAAACTGACAACTTCCAAGTATTACATTCCTTCCGGCCGATCAATTCAAAAACCTGAACGTTCCTTCAAGAACGGCAATCTCGATAAAGAACTTTCCAAGCTGGCAAAGTCCGACCCGAAAGTATTCAAGACAAACAACGGGCGTAAAGTGTTCGGAGGCGGGGGCATAACGCCCGATGTGCCCATCGTCCGAAAGGGACTCCTGCCGCTTGAACACAATTTGTCGCGCGAGAATCTGTTCTTCCAGTACGCAGTTGCACATACGGCCAAGATAAAGGCGATAGCACGTGATTTTGTTGTGACGGATGAAATGATTCGCGATTTCCGTTCCTTTGTTCGCTCCAAAGGCTTTACCTACACCAGCAGCACCGAAGAATTGCTTGCTAGTCTTGAATCGGCCGCGACAAATGAAGGTAAGTCGAAAGCTCTGACCGCAGAGATTGAGGCGCTGCGCAAAGCAATCACGCGAGAGAAAGAACTAGACTTCGACCGGGGACGCGAATTCATTCGGTCAGCGTTGCGTCGCGAGATTCTCTATATTAAGTTTGGTGATTCTGCTGTTTACGAAGAGGTTATTACCAAGGAAGATCCCGCCGTTCGCCAGGCGATGGATGTTCTCAAGGACCGCGGAAAATACAACTCAATCCTGAAGGGTTAG
- the deoC gene encoding deoxyribose-phosphate aldolase translates to MSERDNNRDFRNRIRNDIDLASYIDAAVLKTETSASDIEKLCAEAIEYHYKAIFINPTYTAMCAQLLRGSGVRLGSVAGFPLGATTTEVKIFEGQESENHGAEEIDMVANVGAIKSGNWAVYEKDIAGVRNALSRQTTLKVILECTLLSREEKITAATIAADCGVDFVKTSTGMFGQATVEDVALLFETVGNRIAVKASGGIRNLPQALAMIEAGASRIGTSSGVAIIAELRNRS, encoded by the coding sequence ATGTCTGAACGCGACAATAACCGTGACTTTCGCAATCGAATCCGCAATGATATTGATCTCGCCAGCTATATCGATGCCGCAGTCCTAAAGACAGAAACTTCAGCAAGTGACATCGAGAAACTCTGTGCTGAAGCAATTGAGTATCATTACAAGGCGATCTTCATCAATCCCACCTATACCGCCATGTGCGCCCAGTTACTCAGGGGTTCAGGTGTGCGACTCGGCTCTGTAGCTGGTTTCCCTCTGGGAGCAACTACGACCGAAGTGAAGATATTCGAGGGCCAGGAGAGCGAGAACCACGGTGCCGAAGAAATCGACATGGTTGCCAATGTCGGAGCCATCAAATCGGGAAATTGGGCTGTTTATGAGAAAGACATCGCCGGTGTCCGAAATGCCCTCTCTCGCCAAACCACCCTGAAAGTTATTCTGGAGTGCACACTGCTCAGTCGTGAAGAGAAGATCACAGCTGCCACGATCGCTGCCGATTGTGGCGTCGACTTCGTCAAGACGTCAACCGGCATGTTTGGCCAAGCAACTGTCGAGGATGTCGCGCTCTTATTTGAGACTGTCGGCAACCGCATTGCCGTCAAAGCATCTGGTGGCATTCGTAACCTGCCTCAAGCTTTGGCAATGATCGAAGCTGGTGCCTCTCGCATCGGTACATCTTCCGGCGTCGCAATAATCGCTGAACTTCGCAATCGTTCATGA
- a CDS encoding thymidine phosphorylase translates to MKSIYEIIATKRDGRELDASEIQFVVKQYTAGKIPDYQMSSLLMASFINGLSTTETSALTKAMLASGTTVQVEGLDRPLIDKHSTGGVGDKLSLTLSPLLAQCGIAVGMFSGRGLGHTGGTLDKLESIPGMQVFHSTTNFGKLLKKHHWAVTGQTAQIAPADKKIYALRDASGTVESIPLIVASIMSKKLALKSDGIVFDVKCGSGAFMKSSRDAQNLAKSLLAVSLSNRLPARALITNMNQPTGRMIGNFLEIVETVEVLKGGGSSDTIELTLELGASMLSVAGVETNKSAGIRQMKSALTSGSAYESWCRYISSCGGDIKVFERPERMMKTAHKAIVKSPRSGYIIAIDTGRLGFLAVRMGAGRQAVADKIDYLAGIELLCKIGSKVTAGEPMAIGYSRQSSQLTEFTSGFLDCITIGDDDPGKERLILKRL, encoded by the coding sequence ATGAAATCGATCTACGAGATAATCGCTACCAAGCGCGACGGTCGTGAACTTGATGCGTCAGAGATTCAATTTGTTGTCAAGCAGTACACCGCCGGCAAAATTCCTGATTATCAAATGTCATCGCTCTTAATGGCATCGTTCATCAATGGCTTGAGCACTACCGAAACATCGGCCCTTACGAAAGCCATGCTCGCATCCGGAACGACAGTCCAGGTGGAAGGTCTCGACCGCCCACTCATCGACAAACACTCTACCGGCGGAGTCGGCGATAAACTATCCTTGACGCTATCTCCCCTGCTAGCACAGTGTGGCATCGCCGTTGGGATGTTTTCGGGACGCGGCTTGGGTCATACTGGTGGCACTCTCGACAAGCTCGAGTCAATTCCCGGAATGCAGGTATTTCACTCGACAACGAACTTCGGTAAGTTGCTCAAGAAACACCATTGGGCTGTTACAGGACAGACTGCTCAAATTGCCCCAGCTGACAAGAAAATCTATGCCTTGCGCGATGCCAGCGGTACAGTTGAGTCTATTCCCCTAATCGTCGCCAGCATCATGTCCAAGAAATTGGCGCTCAAGTCAGATGGTATCGTATTCGATGTTAAATGCGGCTCCGGCGCTTTCATGAAATCGTCACGCGACGCCCAAAATCTCGCCAAATCACTGCTTGCGGTATCACTTTCCAACAGACTCCCTGCCCGGGCGCTAATCACGAACATGAATCAACCGACGGGTCGGATGATCGGCAATTTTCTTGAAATCGTCGAGACGGTGGAAGTCCTGAAAGGCGGCGGTTCGAGCGACACGATTGAACTCACTCTGGAGCTTGGCGCTTCAATGCTGTCTGTCGCCGGAGTTGAAACTAACAAGTCGGCAGGAATCCGTCAAATGAAGTCAGCACTCACCTCCGGTTCCGCTTACGAGTCATGGTGTCGTTACATAAGCTCATGTGGCGGCGACATTAAGGTCTTCGAGAGACCGGAACGAATGATGAAAACGGCGCATAAGGCAATTGTGAAATCTCCTCGTTCTGGCTATATTATCGCGATTGATACTGGAAGGCTCGGCTTCTTGGCAGTCCGAATGGGAGCTGGCCGGCAGGCAGTCGCCGACAAGATAGACTACCTTGCTGGAATCGAGTTGCTGTGCAAAATCGGCTCTAAAGTTACTGCTGGAGAACCCATGGCAATTGGCTACTCCCGGCAAAGTTCCCAATTGACCGAATTCACTTCCGGATTCCTTGACTGCATCACAATTGGTGATGATGATCCAGGTAAGGAGCGATTGATTCTAAAGCGGCTGTAA
- a CDS encoding class I SAM-dependent methyltransferase, which translates to MKTYLDLACGTGSLAFTVARMGIDVVGLDRSQEMLTMAAERLRHFKGKQTPKFIKRDMARYNLHRQFDAVGCFFDAANHIVDPEKFEQFIKMASSHTKPGGFFIFDVNTAIGLGRWDAVLFSKQDQHAVLMKGKYDRAERLAEITIHGYVRSAGGAVDRFKETFYERGYPHNDIVTLLRRYGFSKITATPQKADQTLKTALRVFYLAYKA; encoded by the coding sequence GTGAAAACGTATCTTGATCTTGCGTGCGGTACTGGCTCATTGGCGTTCACGGTAGCCCGTATGGGAATTGACGTAGTGGGTCTTGACCGCTCGCAGGAAATGCTCACGATGGCGGCTGAGCGCTTGCGTCACTTCAAGGGCAAGCAGACTCCCAAGTTCATTAAGCGCGATATGGCGCGCTATAACCTCCATCGTCAATTTGATGCGGTGGGGTGCTTCTTCGATGCCGCAAATCACATCGTCGATCCTGAAAAATTCGAGCAGTTTATCAAAATGGCATCTTCACATACCAAACCGGGCGGTTTCTTCATCTTCGACGTCAACACTGCCATCGGGCTCGGTCGATGGGATGCTGTCCTCTTCTCAAAACAGGATCAGCACGCGGTTTTGATGAAAGGCAAGTATGACCGCGCTGAACGGCTTGCAGAAATCACAATTCACGGCTACGTGCGTTCCGCTGGCGGTGCAGTTGACCGTTTCAAGGAAACCTTCTACGAGCGTGGTTATCCTCATAACGATATCGTTACTCTACTGCGTCGATATGGATTCTCGAAAATCACTGCAACGCCCCAAAAGGCCGATCAAACCCTGAAGACTGCGTTGCGTGTATTCTATCTGGCATACAAAGCGTAA
- the cdd gene encoding cytidine deaminase yields the protein MKLFTEQELVLSSQAVLSHSYSPYSKFKVGAALETSRFIYVGTNIENRSYGLTVCAERVAVFSAVANRDRTFRRLALSSNTKDFITPCGACLQVLSEFCDDLPILLVNCDGKVKKTSLKKLYPSPFVLKK from the coding sequence ATGAAACTATTCACCGAACAGGAACTTGTCTTAAGTAGCCAAGCCGTCTTATCCCATTCTTACTCTCCCTATTCCAAGTTCAAGGTTGGTGCGGCACTCGAGACTTCACGTTTCATCTATGTTGGGACTAATATTGAGAATCGCTCTTACGGCTTGACTGTCTGCGCAGAACGTGTAGCCGTTTTCTCTGCTGTTGCCAATCGCGACCGGACCTTTCGCCGACTCGCGTTGTCGTCGAACACCAAAGACTTCATTACCCCCTGCGGAGCCTGCCTTCAAGTGTTGTCTGAATTCTGTGATGACCTGCCTATCCTCTTGGTGAACTGCGACGGCAAGGTCAAAAAGACTTCCCTCAAGAAGCTCTATCCATCTCCGTTTGTCCTAAAAAAGTGA
- a CDS encoding outer membrane beta-barrel protein: MKLRNIALAVVLGFALTLASASPLHAQRFEKSGVKDVYLGFGLGTGSTSHGFVNGDDHKGRASGLFATVRLGFIIKRNVLLGIESNGVLFEIDETDWEFGTSALVLTYYLNTSIFVKGGPAVARMSYDFKTAAESFEYYEVSDYAMGMQFAIGADIRLSNHYSILPTFHYVYADFDQFSVNSIGLTFEFARFW; this comes from the coding sequence ATGAAATTACGGAACATCGCACTTGCCGTCGTATTGGGGTTCGCATTGACTTTGGCATCGGCAAGCCCATTACATGCTCAGCGCTTCGAAAAGTCTGGAGTCAAGGACGTTTACTTGGGATTCGGCTTAGGCACGGGAAGCACTTCGCATGGATTTGTCAATGGAGACGATCACAAAGGTCGAGCCTCCGGATTGTTTGCTACAGTACGGCTTGGGTTTATCATCAAGCGCAATGTCTTGCTTGGAATTGAATCGAATGGTGTTCTTTTCGAAATTGACGAAACCGACTGGGAGTTTGGCACTTCCGCACTCGTCTTGACGTACTATCTCAATACCTCAATCTTCGTAAAAGGTGGACCGGCTGTTGCCCGCATGTCTTACGACTTCAAAACCGCTGCTGAGTCTTTCGAATACTACGAGGTATCGGACTATGCGATGGGGATGCAGTTCGCAATTGGCGCAGATATTCGATTGTCAAATCACTATTCGATACTCCCGACGTTCCACTACGTTTATGCCGACTTTGACCAGTTCTCGGTAAATTCTATCGGGCTGACCTTCGAATTTGCGCGCTTCTGGTAG
- a CDS encoding polysaccharide deacetylase family protein — MTVFTFHRITDDKSIGAHLVTYDKGIPQQLFDIQIAQIQRFYETITLEEFTEVVTGKRVLKRNSALITFDDADSEFITQALPVLLKHGCSGVVFAPTDFIESTKRFWHLRVSNAFHRIDETTWPRVQALAQEFPEDKRNWLDNLDFKKREDLATACWRFNIALDRMAEEEIEKFVDSLEKVTGREYELGIKTMSWPELKQIRSAGISVESHSASHRKLARLTADQVSVELSESKSLLERRLDVTVSAICYPAGSFDEKVAQLALEAGYKVGFTTQFGFIEPPLVGVELLTLTRFDMRGSNKYEVARFLGELPIRRPKKSWPLKN, encoded by the coding sequence TTGACAGTCTTTACGTTTCATCGGATCACGGATGATAAGTCGATTGGTGCCCACCTCGTCACATACGACAAGGGTATACCTCAACAGCTTTTTGATATTCAAATCGCGCAGATACAAAGATTCTATGAGACGATCACGTTAGAAGAGTTCACCGAAGTAGTAACCGGAAAACGAGTGCTGAAACGCAATTCGGCACTAATAACATTTGACGACGCCGACTCGGAGTTCATCACCCAGGCACTGCCGGTGCTTCTGAAGCACGGCTGCAGCGGTGTAGTTTTTGCACCGACTGATTTTATCGAATCTACGAAGCGCTTCTGGCATTTGCGTGTTTCAAACGCCTTTCATCGAATCGACGAGACGACTTGGCCGAGGGTGCAAGCTTTGGCGCAGGAGTTTCCCGAAGACAAGCGGAATTGGCTCGACAACCTCGATTTCAAGAAACGGGAGGATCTCGCGACCGCTTGTTGGCGATTCAATATTGCGCTGGATCGAATGGCCGAAGAAGAAATCGAGAAATTCGTGGACTCTCTGGAGAAGGTTACCGGCAGAGAGTATGAGTTGGGCATTAAAACGATGTCGTGGCCTGAGCTTAAGCAAATTCGAAGTGCGGGGATTTCAGTTGAATCGCATTCCGCCTCGCATCGGAAACTCGCACGGCTGACCGCCGATCAGGTGTCTGTCGAATTATCTGAGAGTAAGTCGTTGTTGGAGAGAAGGTTGGATGTGACAGTGTCGGCGATTTGCTATCCGGCGGGGTCCTTCGATGAAAAAGTTGCTCAACTTGCACTTGAGGCTGGTTACAAAGTCGGATTTACGACCCAATTCGGATTTATCGAACCTCCGCTGGTCGGGGTAGAATTGCTGACTTTGACGAGGTTTGACATGCGGGGAAGCAACAAATATGAAGTCGCAAGGTTTTTGGGAGAGTTGCCAATAAGGCGACCAAAAAAAAGTTGGCCTCTCAAGAATTGA
- a CDS encoding T9SS type A sorting domain-containing protein: MKRYIALAIALLMLVVPAVLAKDLGNRDIFRVGEASFISESEFTVPILISHDEDLAAMDIPLTYSNGVTLVSVTFENTTVAGFDVQIANIDQQNNRVSIGLVDMVNAPKEDAFLKPSASGANNIALLHFRLDDPNLKVLEIGTFTTEFPTHELMFVYNEVVDGVPHVRDLVPEFSGGSVSLSSRAPGAALPTDFALSQNVPNPFNPTTNISFALPKDSKVSLSIYNVLGQHVKTLVDDYMRAGQQTVSWDGTDVTGRTVASGVYFYKLNANEFSQTKKMMMLK, from the coding sequence ATGAAGCGTTATATCGCTTTAGCAATCGCTCTTTTAATGCTCGTTGTGCCGGCGGTGCTGGCCAAGGACTTAGGCAATCGCGACATCTTCCGTGTCGGTGAGGCATCGTTCATTTCAGAATCGGAATTTACGGTTCCGATTTTGATTTCGCATGACGAAGATCTTGCGGCAATGGACATTCCGCTGACGTACTCAAATGGCGTGACACTTGTGTCAGTCACTTTTGAGAACACCACAGTGGCTGGCTTTGACGTACAGATCGCCAACATCGATCAGCAGAACAATCGCGTGTCTATTGGACTCGTCGATATGGTTAACGCTCCGAAGGAAGACGCTTTCCTGAAGCCGTCTGCTTCCGGTGCCAACAATATCGCGTTGCTTCATTTCAGACTGGATGATCCGAATCTCAAAGTTTTGGAGATCGGCACATTCACGACTGAATTTCCTACGCACGAACTTATGTTTGTGTACAACGAAGTTGTTGACGGTGTTCCGCACGTACGAGACCTCGTACCGGAATTTTCGGGCGGCAGCGTATCGCTGAGCTCCCGTGCACCGGGTGCTGCTCTGCCGACAGATTTTGCTTTGTCGCAGAACGTCCCGAATCCCTTCAATCCGACAACCAACATCTCGTTCGCATTGCCGAAAGATTCCAAAGTAAGTCTCTCGATTTACAATGTACTCGGTCAGCATGTGAAGACTTTGGTTGACGACTATATGCGCGCTGGACAGCAGACTGTCTCTTGGGACGGTACTGATGTAACCGGACGCACAGTAGCATCAGGCGTCTACTTCTACAAGCTGAATGCAAATGAATTCAGCCAGACGAAGAAGATGATGATGTTGAAGTAA
- a CDS encoding outer membrane beta-barrel protein gives MKLKFLIAVLLLAFTTAAHAELKPATHSGFYIGFGLGWGSLKVELDDENDDVDFISDAESGGAGNLRLGASLSNKLLLGVESNVWVKDYDIDTGSEMADAKVTVSNLALTLTYYPAEQFFIKGGPAFATAELEFDIPGTIFAGSVEDEGGGVMLGAGGEFRLTRRFAIVPSAQWMYQQFDDYKISFFSATIGVGWFW, from the coding sequence ATGAAGTTGAAATTTCTTATTGCGGTACTGTTGCTAGCCTTCACAACGGCCGCTCACGCAGAACTCAAACCTGCTACCCACTCCGGTTTCTACATCGGCTTTGGCTTGGGCTGGGGCAGTCTGAAGGTCGAACTAGACGACGAGAACGATGATGTTGACTTTATCTCTGATGCCGAAAGCGGCGGCGCCGGAAATCTTCGACTCGGCGCGTCGCTCAGCAACAAGCTGCTGCTCGGTGTCGAGTCCAATGTCTGGGTCAAGGATTATGATATTGACACTGGTAGCGAAATGGCCGACGCCAAAGTCACTGTCAGCAATTTAGCACTGACACTCACCTACTACCCTGCCGAGCAATTCTTCATCAAGGGCGGCCCGGCGTTCGCAACTGCAGAACTCGAGTTCGACATTCCTGGAACGATTTTCGCCGGTTCGGTTGAAGACGAAGGCGGCGGCGTCATGCTCGGAGCCGGCGGCGAATTCCGTTTGACTCGTCGCTTTGCAATCGTCCCTTCCGCTCAGTGGATGTACCAGCAGTTTGACGACTACAAGATCAGCTTCTTCTCCGCGACTATCGGAGTAGGTTGGTTCTGGTAA
- a CDS encoding DEAD/DEAH box helicase, producing MLNVTQVLDQLRNDSSFMENVTRWHVQPPRDAQYVDFPDSVPQILKDAFGKRRIHRLYTHQAEVFNHVATGKNVTVVTPTASGKTLCYNLPVLSRMIAEPEARALYLFPTKALSQDQMVELHEVINDLGLEINTYTFDGDTPAETRRKIRKAGHIVVTNPDMLHSGVLPHHTKWIKLFENLKFIVIDEVHTYRGVFGSHLANVLRRLERICKFYGSNPQFICCSATIRNPKELAEQLTQQPMELVDKNGAPSGEKHFVFYNPPVINAQLGIRKSSLLETSRIAKRFINNKVQSIVFVPYRLNVELLLTYLRRDNTGARIEGYRGGYLPNERREIERDLRSGDITAVVSTNALELGIDIGSLDVSIICGYPGTIASTRQQAGRAGRKNTVSISIMVASSSAINQYVVSHPEYFFESPAEMGVIDPNNFVILTSHLKCAAFELPFHKDEVMGVDTTAEVLEYLQSRGVLRFSADRWHWSSEIYPASEVSLRSASPDNFVILNTSNGNRVIGEVDYFSAPMLLHPEAIYIHLGNQYQVQELDWEGKKAYVKEDKVDYYTDAETKADLKVLEINQDSGPISWGEISITNVTVLFKKIKFETHENVGSGKLAMPEIEMHTTSFWQEFHEEIGEELGFGRANLGAALRGMANVLQIVSPIYLMCDPRDLRAVSQVKSAFTEKPTIYIYESVPGGVGYAQKLFRVAPEIFAAAKQLVHDCDCEFGCPSCVGPEIEVGKSGKMNVLSLLEYSLQQLRVGVA from the coding sequence ATGCTCAATGTAACACAGGTTCTTGACCAACTGCGAAACGACAGTTCGTTCATGGAGAACGTGACACGTTGGCATGTCCAGCCGCCTCGTGACGCACAATACGTAGACTTCCCCGATTCCGTCCCGCAAATTCTCAAGGACGCATTTGGTAAACGGCGAATTCACCGGCTATATACCCACCAAGCCGAGGTCTTCAATCATGTAGCTACCGGAAAAAATGTTACTGTCGTCACGCCAACTGCTTCCGGAAAGACGCTCTGCTATAATCTGCCGGTCCTTTCCCGCATGATTGCCGAGCCTGAAGCACGAGCTCTCTATCTCTTTCCGACCAAGGCGCTATCCCAAGACCAAATGGTCGAATTGCACGAAGTGATCAACGACCTTGGCTTAGAGATAAATACCTACACCTTCGATGGCGACACTCCGGCAGAAACACGCCGCAAGATACGCAAGGCCGGACACATCGTTGTCACCAATCCGGATATGTTGCACTCGGGAGTTCTTCCGCATCACACGAAGTGGATCAAACTTTTTGAGAATCTCAAATTCATCGTCATTGATGAAGTTCACACATACCGCGGTGTGTTCGGTTCCCATTTGGCTAATGTGCTGCGTCGATTGGAACGTATCTGCAAATTCTATGGATCGAATCCCCAGTTTATCTGCTGCTCTGCCACCATTCGCAACCCGAAAGAGCTTGCCGAGCAGTTAACGCAACAGCCGATGGAATTGGTCGACAAGAACGGTGCTCCATCTGGCGAAAAGCACTTCGTCTTTTACAATCCGCCAGTTATAAACGCGCAGTTGGGTATTCGCAAGTCTTCCCTGCTCGAAACAAGCCGCATTGCCAAGCGATTCATCAACAACAAAGTCCAGAGCATAGTTTTCGTCCCTTATCGATTAAACGTCGAATTGCTGTTAACCTATCTCAGGCGCGACAATACCGGCGCGCGTATTGAGGGCTATCGCGGCGGCTATCTTCCAAACGAACGCCGTGAAATCGAGCGCGATCTCAGATCCGGCGACATCACGGCAGTCGTTTCGACCAATGCCCTCGAACTTGGAATCGACATTGGCTCGCTCGATGTCTCAATAATCTGCGGCTATCCCGGCACTATTGCTTCAACCCGCCAACAAGCCGGCCGTGCAGGGCGCAAAAATACCGTTAGCATCTCAATCATGGTTGCATCGAGTTCAGCGATAAATCAATATGTCGTATCCCATCCTGAGTACTTTTTCGAATCGCCAGCTGAGATGGGAGTTATCGACCCGAACAATTTCGTGATCCTCACATCACACTTGAAATGCGCGGCATTCGAACTTCCCTTTCACAAGGACGAAGTCATGGGTGTTGATACGACCGCCGAAGTACTGGAGTACTTGCAGAGCCGCGGTGTCCTCCGCTTCTCCGCCGATCGCTGGCACTGGTCATCTGAAATCTATCCGGCATCGGAAGTCTCTCTTCGCTCCGCATCGCCAGACAACTTCGTCATTCTCAATACCTCAAATGGTAATCGCGTAATTGGCGAGGTTGACTATTTCTCTGCACCGATGCTGCTTCATCCCGAGGCAATCTACATCCATCTTGGGAATCAATATCAGGTGCAGGAGTTGGATTGGGAGGGCAAGAAGGCCTATGTCAAGGAAGATAAGGTCGATTACTATACTGATGCAGAAACCAAGGCGGATTTGAAAGTCCTCGAAATCAATCAGGACTCAGGGCCAATCTCTTGGGGCGAAATCTCGATTACCAACGTCACGGTTCTCTTTAAGAAGATCAAGTTCGAGACTCATGAAAATGTCGGTTCCGGCAAACTGGCAATGCCCGAAATCGAGATGCACACGACTTCCTTCTGGCAGGAGTTTCACGAAGAGATCGGCGAAGAACTCGGCTTTGGACGCGCCAACCTTGGCGCCGCACTTCGCGGAATGGCAAATGTGCTTCAGATCGTTTCGCCGATTTACCTGATGTGCGATCCACGCGATTTGCGTGCTGTTTCGCAGGTTAAGTCGGCCTTCACCGAAAAGCCGACTATTTACATTTACGAATCGGTACCAGGCGGCGTCGGCTATGCTCAGAAGCTTTTCCGAGTCGCACCGGAGATATTCGCCGCCGCCAAGCAACTCGTCCATGACTGCGACTGCGAATTCGGCTGTCCCTCTTGCGTCGGACCCGAAATCGAAGTCGGTAAATCGGGCAAGATGAATGTTCTGAGTCTCTTGGAATACTCGTTGCAGCAACTTAGGGTTGGCGTTGCTTAA
- a CDS encoding metal-sulfur cluster assembly factor, translating into MITEETVIEALRECYDPEIPVNIVDLGLVYQVRIIDGDKVEVDFTLTAPGCGMAMSIKDDIHSKVLAIEGVTDAVVNIVWDPLWTPDKMSEDAKKALGFG; encoded by the coding sequence CTGATTACTGAAGAAACCGTCATTGAAGCTTTGCGCGAGTGTTACGATCCGGAGATACCGGTTAACATTGTCGATCTCGGGTTAGTTTATCAGGTTCGGATCATAGACGGTGATAAGGTAGAAGTTGATTTCACATTGACTGCGCCGGGTTGTGGAATGGCAATGTCGATCAAAGACGACATCCATTCCAAGGTTCTGGCTATCGAGGGAGTCACAGACGCCGTTGTGAACATAGTCTGGGATCCTCTTTGGACGCCGGACAAGATGTCTGAAGACGCCAAGAAGGCATTGGGCTTCGGATAA